The following coding sequences are from one Formosa haliotis window:
- the rpmD gene encoding 50S ribosomal protein L30, producing MAKIKVTKVKSAIKRTQRQKRTLEALGLKRIGQVVEHENTPNILGMVAKVEHLVSVEEA from the coding sequence ATGGCAAAGATTAAAGTAACGAAAGTTAAAAGCGCAATTAAACGTACACAAAGACAAAAGAGAACTTTAGAGGCTCTTGGTCTTAAACGTATTGGGCAAGTCGTAGAGCATGAAAACACACCAAATATTCTTGGTATGGTTGCTAAAGTAGAACACTTAGTTTCTGTAGAAGAAGCTTAA
- the rpsE gene encoding 30S ribosomal protein S5: MYQKYKSAELVKPSGLDLKDRLVGVQRVTKVTKGGRAFGFSAIVVVGDEAGVVGHGLGKSKDVASAIAKAVEDAKKNLVRIPIVKRTLPHEQKGKFGGARVNIIPAAPGTGVIAGGAVRTVLEAVGVHDVLSKSQGSSNPHNVVKATFDALLQLRSADSIAKDRGVSLEKVFKG; the protein is encoded by the coding sequence ATGTATCAAAAATACAAAAGCGCAGAGCTAGTAAAACCAAGTGGATTAGATCTTAAAGATCGTTTAGTTGGTGTGCAGAGAGTTACAAAAGTAACTAAAGGTGGTAGAGCATTTGGTTTTTCAGCAATCGTAGTGGTTGGTGATGAAGCAGGTGTAGTAGGTCACGGTTTAGGAAAGTCTAAAGATGTTGCAAGTGCTATTGCTAAAGCAGTAGAAGATGCAAAGAAAAATTTAGTGCGTATTCCTATCGTAAAACGTACATTACCACATGAACAAAAAGGAAAATTTGGTGGAGCAAGAGTAAACATTATTCCTGCAGCTCCTGGTACAGGGGTTATTGCTGGTGGAGCTGTAAGAACAGTTTTAGAAGCAGTAGGTGTACATGATGTATTATCTAAGTCTCAAGGTTCATCAAACCCTCATAACGTTGTTAAGGCAACTTTTGACGCATTATTACAATTAAGAAGTGCAGATTCAATTGCTAAAGATAGAGGCGTTTCATTAGAAAAAGTTTTTAAAGGTTAA
- the rplR gene encoding 50S ribosomal protein L18: MALTKNERRLRIKSRVRKIVSGTEARPRLSVFRSNKEIYAQIVDDVTGKTISAASSRDKDISAAKGTKTEVATLVGKSVAEKALKAGVETISFDRGGYLYHGRVKSLAEGAREAGLKF; encoded by the coding sequence ATGGCGTTAACAAAAAACGAAAGACGATTAAGAATTAAAAGCAGAGTCCGTAAAATAGTTTCTGGTACAGAAGCTAGACCAAGATTATCTGTTTTTAGAAGTAATAAAGAAATTTATGCTCAGATAGTAGATGATGTAACTGGTAAAACTATCAGTGCAGCATCTTCAAGAGATAAAGATATTAGTGCTGCAAAAGGAACGAAAACAGAAGTTGCTACTTTAGTAGGAAAGTCTGTAGCTGAGAAAGCTTTAAAAGCAGGTGTAGAAACTATTTCTTTTGATAGAGGTGGATATTTATACCATGGTAGAGTAAAATCATTAGCTGAAGGAGCTAGAGAAGCAGGACTTAAATTCTAA
- the rplF gene encoding 50S ribosomal protein L6 has product MSRIGNNPVAIPEGITVDIKDNIVTVKGKLGELTQEFSAVSIKVEDGNVIVERSSDKKEEKSKHGLYRALINNMIQGVSKGWTKELELVGVGYRATNQGQKLDLALGFSHNIVLDVAPEVKVETVSEKGKNPIVKLTSHDKQLVGQVAAKIRGFRIPEPYKGKGIKFVGEIIRRKAGKSA; this is encoded by the coding sequence ATGTCAAGAATAGGTAATAATCCAGTCGCAATTCCAGAAGGAATTACAGTTGATATTAAGGATAATATTGTTACAGTAAAAGGAAAGTTAGGAGAATTAACTCAAGAGTTTTCTGCGGTATCAATAAAAGTTGAAGATGGAAATGTTATAGTTGAGCGTTCTTCAGATAAAAAAGAAGAAAAATCTAAACACGGACTTTACAGAGCATTAATCAATAACATGATTCAAGGTGTAAGTAAAGGTTGGACTAAAGAATTAGAATTAGTTGGTGTTGGATATAGAGCTACAAATCAAGGACAAAAACTAGATTTAGCATTAGGATTTTCTCATAACATTGTTTTAGACGTTGCTCCAGAAGTAAAAGTTGAAACAGTTTCAGAGAAAGGTAAGAACCCTATAGTAAAACTAACGTCTCACGATAAGCAACTTGTTGGACAAGTAGCAGCAAAAATTAGAGGCTTTAGAATTCCTGAACCTTACAAAGGAAAAGGAATTAAGTTTGTAGGAGAAATAATTAGAAGAAAAGCAGGTAAATCAGCTTAA
- the rpsH gene encoding 30S ribosomal protein S8: MYTDPIADYLTRIRNAVRANHRVVEIPASNLKKEITKILFDQGYILSYKFDDSTVQGTIKIALKYNKETKEPVIKKIQRISKPGLRKYASSTELPRILNGLGIAIVSTSHGVMTGKQAKQENVGGEVLCYVY, translated from the coding sequence ATGTATACAGATCCAATAGCGGATTATCTAACAAGAATTAGAAATGCTGTGCGTGCTAACCACAGAGTGGTTGAGATACCTGCATCTAATTTGAAAAAAGAAATCACAAAAATATTATTCGACCAAGGATATATTTTAAGTTACAAATTCGATGATTCTACTGTACAAGGAACAATTAAAATTGCCCTTAAGTACAATAAAGAAACCAAAGAGCCTGTAATTAAGAAGATTCAAAGAATCAGTAAACCAGGTTTACGTAAGTATGCTAGTTCAACCGAACTACCTAGAATTTTAAATGGTCTTGGAATTGCCATTGTTTCTACTTCTCACGGAGTAATGACAGGAAAACAAGCCAAGCAAGAAAATGTAGGTGGTGAAGTATTATGTTACGTTTACTAA
- the rpsN gene encoding 30S ribosomal protein S14: protein MAKESMKAREVKRAKTVAKYAEKRKALKEAGDYEALQKLPKNASPVRMHNRCKLTGRPKGYMRTFGISRVTFREMANNGLIPGVRKASW, encoded by the coding sequence ATGGCTAAAGAATCAATGAAAGCCCGTGAGGTTAAAAGAGCAAAAACTGTAGCTAAATATGCAGAAAAACGTAAAGCTTTAAAAGAAGCTGGCGATTATGAAGCATTACAAAAGTTACCAAAAAATGCTTCTCCTGTACGTATGCACAACAGATGCAAACTAACAGGTAGACCAAAAGGGTATATGCGTACATTTGGTATTTCTCGTGTAACATTCAGAGAAATGGCAAATAACGGTCTTATTCCAGGTGTAAGAAAAGCAAGCTGGTAA
- the rplE gene encoding 50S ribosomal protein L5, which produces MAYSPRLKEEYNGKVIAALTEEFGYKNVMQVPKLSKIVISKGVGAAVADKKLVDYAVEELTTISGQKAIATISKKDVASFKLRKGMPIGAKVTLRGERMYEFLDRLVTSALPRVRDFGGIRATGFDGRGNYNLGIEEQIIFPEIDIDKVNKISGMDITFVTSAATDKEAKSLLTELGLPFQKN; this is translated from the coding sequence ATGGCATATTCACCGAGACTTAAAGAAGAGTATAATGGCAAAGTAATTGCTGCTCTTACAGAAGAATTTGGATATAAGAATGTTATGCAAGTTCCAAAATTATCTAAGATAGTAATATCTAAAGGTGTTGGAGCTGCCGTTGCAGATAAAAAATTAGTGGACTACGCAGTAGAAGAACTAACAACTATATCTGGACAAAAAGCTATAGCAACTATATCTAAAAAAGATGTTGCATCTTTCAAATTACGTAAAGGGATGCCAATTGGTGCAAAAGTTACGTTACGAGGAGAAAGAATGTACGAATTTTTAGACCGTTTAGTAACTTCAGCCTTACCTCGTGTAAGAGATTTTGGAGGAATTAGAGCTACTGGATTTGACGGAAGAGGTAATTATAACCTTGGAATTGAAGAACAAATTATTTTTCCAGAAATAGACATTGATAAAGTGAATAAAATTTCTGGAATGGATATAACTTTTGTAACTTCGGCAGCTACTGATAAGGAAGCAAAATCATTATTAACAGAACTAGGTTTACCTTTTCAAAAGAACTAA
- the rplX gene encoding 50S ribosomal protein L24 has product MTKLKIKSGDTVRVITGDHKGSEGKVLKVLTDKNKAIVEGVNLVKKHTKPSAQNPQGGIVEKEAPIQISNLSLLTAKGETTRVGYKMEGDKKVRFSKKSNEVI; this is encoded by the coding sequence ATGACAAAGCTTAAGATAAAATCTGGAGATACTGTAAGAGTAATAACTGGAGATCATAAAGGATCTGAAGGAAAAGTACTTAAAGTATTAACCGATAAGAACAAAGCGATTGTTGAGGGTGTTAACTTGGTGAAGAAACATACTAAGCCAAGTGCACAAAACCCTCAAGGAGGAATCGTAGAAAAAGAAGCTCCTATTCAAATATCTAACTTATCATTATTAACTGCTAAAGGGGAAACTACTAGAGTGGGTTATAAAATGGAAGGCGATAAGAAAGTGAGATTTTCTAAAAAATCTAATGAAGTAATATAG
- the rplN gene encoding 50S ribosomal protein L14 has product MLQQESRLKVADNTGAKEVLTIRVLGGTKRRYASVGDKIVVSVKDATPNGNIKKGAVSTAVVVRTVKEVRRPDGSYIRFDDNACVLLNPTGEMRGTRVFGPVARELRDKQFMKIVSLAPEVL; this is encoded by the coding sequence ATGTTACAACAAGAATCAAGATTAAAAGTAGCAGATAACACTGGAGCAAAAGAAGTATTAACAATACGTGTTCTAGGTGGTACTAAAAGAAGATACGCATCTGTAGGAGACAAAATCGTTGTTTCTGTAAAAGACGCAACTCCTAATGGAAACATTAAAAAAGGAGCTGTATCTACTGCAGTTGTTGTACGTACTGTAAAAGAAGTAAGACGTCCGGACGGATCTTATATCAGATTCGACGATAACGCTTGTGTTTTATTGAACCCAACGGGTGAGATGAGAGGAACTCGTGTTTTCGGACCTGTTGCAAGAGAACTTCGTGATAAACAATTCATGAAAATTGTATCATTAGCACCTGAAGTGCTTTAA
- the rpsQ gene encoding 30S ribosomal protein S17: MEKRNLRKERVGVVTSNKMEKSIVVAEVKKVKHPMYGKFVLKTKKYVAHDETNDCNIGDTVKIMETRPMSKSKCWRLVEIIERAK; this comes from the coding sequence ATGGAAAAAAGAAATTTAAGAAAAGAACGTGTAGGAGTTGTTACTAGTAACAAAATGGAGAAATCTATTGTAGTTGCCGAAGTAAAAAAAGTAAAACACCCTATGTATGGTAAGTTCGTGTTGAAAACGAAAAAATACGTTGCACACGACGAAACTAACGATTGTAACATTGGAGATACTGTAAAGATCATGGAAACAAGACCTATGAGTAAATCTAAATGTTGGAGACTAGTTGAAATAATCGAAAGAGCGAAGTAA
- the rpmC gene encoding 50S ribosomal protein L29: MKQSEIKELSPAELQEKLGETKKSYSDLKMAHAISPLENPIQLRNVRRDVARIATELTKRELQ; encoded by the coding sequence ATGAAACAATCAGAAATTAAAGAATTATCTCCTGCTGAGTTACAAGAGAAACTTGGTGAGACAAAAAAGAGTTATTCAGACCTGAAAATGGCACATGCAATATCTCCTTTAGAAAATCCAATTCAATTACGTAACGTAAGACGTGACGTAGCAAGAATTGCGACAGAATTAACTAAAAGAGAATTACAATAA
- the rplP gene encoding 50S ribosomal protein L16 — MLQPKRTKFRKMQKGRMKGNSQRGHQLSNGTFGIKSLDSNFLTSRQIEAARIAATRYMKREGQLWIKIFPDKPITKKPLEVRMGKGKGAVEYWAAVVKPGRLLFEVGGVPLDVAKEALRLAAQKLPVKTKFVIARDYEA, encoded by the coding sequence ATGTTACAGCCTAAAAGAACAAAATTTCGTAAGATGCAAAAGGGACGTATGAAAGGGAACTCTCAAAGAGGGCACCAACTTTCAAACGGAACTTTTGGAATAAAATCGCTTGATTCGAATTTTTTAACATCGCGTCAAATAGAAGCAGCACGTATTGCCGCTACACGTTACATGAAGAGAGAAGGACAACTTTGGATTAAAATATTTCCAGATAAGCCTATCACAAAAAAGCCTCTTGAAGTACGTATGGGTAAAGGTAAAGGTGCCGTTGAATATTGGGCAGCCGTTGTGAAGCCTGGAAGACTACTTTTTGAAGTAGGAGGAGTACCGTTAGACGTTGCAAAAGAAGCATTGCGTTTAGCCGCTCAAAAATTACCAGTAAAAACTAAGTTTGTTATCGCTAGAGATTACGAAGCATAA
- the rpsC gene encoding 30S ribosomal protein S3, with the protein MGQKTNPIGNRLGIIRGWESNWYGGNDYGDKLAEDDKIRKYVHARLSKASISRVIIERTLKLVTVTITTARPGIIIGKGGQEVDKLKEELKKITGKEVQINIFEIKRPELDAFLVGSSIARQIENRISYRRAIKMAIAATMRMNAEGIKIQISGRLNGAEMARSEHYKEGRIPLSTFRADIDYALVEAHTTYGRLGVKVWIMKGEVYGKRELSPLVGLSKKQGKGGPRGGANANKSRRRK; encoded by the coding sequence ATGGGACAAAAAACAAATCCAATCGGAAATCGCTTAGGAATTATCAGAGGATGGGAATCTAACTGGTACGGAGGAAACGATTATGGTGATAAACTTGCCGAAGACGATAAGATCAGAAAATACGTTCATGCACGTCTATCTAAAGCTAGTATTTCAAGAGTAATTATCGAAAGAACTCTTAAACTTGTAACCGTTACTATCACTACTGCTAGACCTGGTATTATTATCGGAAAAGGTGGTCAAGAGGTAGACAAGTTAAAAGAAGAACTTAAGAAAATTACTGGTAAAGAAGTTCAAATAAACATATTTGAAATTAAAAGACCAGAACTTGATGCATTTTTAGTAGGGTCTAGTATTGCTCGTCAAATAGAGAACAGAATCTCTTACAGACGTGCAATTAAAATGGCTATCGCTGCTACAATGCGTATGAATGCTGAAGGAATTAAAATCCAGATTAGTGGTCGTTTAAACGGGGCAGAAATGGCTCGTTCAGAGCACTATAAAGAAGGACGTATTCCATTATCAACATTCAGAGCCGATATTGATTATGCTTTAGTTGAGGCACATACTACTTACGGTAGATTAGGTGTTAAAGTATGGATCATGAAAGGTGAAGTATATGGTAAAAGAGAGCTTTCTCCGCTTGTTGGATTGTCTAAGAAGCAAGGAAAAGGTGGACCACGAGGAGGAGCAAATGCTAACAAATCTCGTCGTAGAAAGTAA
- the rplV gene encoding 50S ribosomal protein L22: protein MGSRKKQMADAIKEDKKQVAFAKLNNCPTSPRKMRLVADLVRGEKVEKALNILKFSQKEASNRLEKLLLSAIANWQSKNEDASIEDAELIVKEIRVDGGSMLKRLRPAPQGRAHRIRKRSNHVTIVVGANNNIQA from the coding sequence ATGGGAAGTCGTAAAAAACAAATGGCAGACGCTATTAAGGAAGATAAAAAGCAAGTTGCTTTTGCGAAGCTTAATAACTGTCCTACGTCACCAAGAAAAATGCGCTTAGTAGCCGATTTAGTAAGAGGTGAAAAGGTAGAAAAGGCACTTAATATTTTAAAATTTAGCCAAAAAGAAGCTTCAAATCGTTTAGAGAAATTGTTATTGTCTGCAATTGCAAACTGGCAATCTAAAAACGAAGACGCAAGTATCGAAGATGCTGAATTAATAGTTAAGGAGATTAGAGTAGATGGTGGATCTATGTTAAAAAGATTACGTCCAGCTCCTCAAGGTCGTGCACACAGAATTAGAAAACGTTCTAACCACGTAACAATTGTGGTTGGAGCTAACAATAACATACAAGCTTAA
- the rpsS gene encoding 30S ribosomal protein S19 — protein MARSLKKGPYVHYKLDKRVQENVEGGKKTVIKTWSRASMITPDFVGQTIAVHNGRQFVPVYVTENMVGHKLGEFSPTRSFRGHAGAKNKGKK, from the coding sequence ATGGCAAGATCATTAAAAAAAGGACCTTACGTTCATTATAAATTAGATAAGAGAGTCCAAGAAAATGTTGAGGGCGGAAAGAAAACAGTAATCAAGACTTGGTCTAGAGCCTCTATGATTACTCCAGATTTCGTTGGACAAACTATTGCAGTACATAACGGACGTCAATTTGTTCCTGTATATGTAACTGAAAACATGGTAGGACATAAATTAGGAGAATTTTCACCAACTAGATCTTTTAGAGGTCATGCAGGTGCTAAAAACAAAGGTAAAAAGTAG
- the rplB gene encoding 50S ribosomal protein L2, with protein MSVRKLKPITPGQRFRVVNGFDAITTDKPEKSLLAPNKRSGGRNSQGKMTMRYIGGGHKRRYRIIDFKRTKAGIPAEVKSIEYDPNRTAFIALLNYQDGEKAYIIAQNGLQVGQTVVSGQEGVAPEIGNCMPLSQVPLGTIISCVELRPGQGAVMARSAGAFAQLMARDGKFATIKLPSGETRLVLVNCMATIGVVSNSDHQLLVSGKAGRSRWLGRRPRTRPVVMNPVDHPMGGGEGKSSGGHPRSRKGLPAKGFRTRSKTKASNKYIVERRKK; from the coding sequence ATGTCAGTAAGAAAATTAAAACCGATCACACCAGGTCAGCGATTTAGAGTAGTTAATGGATTTGACGCCATTACTACTGATAAGCCGGAGAAAAGTTTATTAGCTCCGAACAAAAGATCAGGTGGTAGAAACAGTCAAGGAAAAATGACCATGCGCTATATTGGTGGTGGTCATAAAAGAAGGTATCGTATCATTGATTTTAAAAGAACTAAAGCAGGAATTCCTGCCGAAGTAAAATCAATCGAGTACGATCCAAACAGAACCGCTTTTATAGCATTATTAAATTACCAAGACGGAGAAAAAGCATATATCATTGCTCAAAACGGATTACAAGTTGGTCAAACAGTTGTATCTGGGCAAGAAGGTGTAGCTCCAGAAATTGGAAATTGTATGCCGTTAAGTCAAGTTCCGTTAGGAACAATTATTTCTTGTGTAGAGTTACGTCCGGGACAAGGTGCTGTTATGGCGCGTAGTGCTGGTGCTTTTGCTCAATTAATGGCAAGAGATGGTAAATTTGCAACAATTAAACTTCCATCAGGAGAAACTAGATTAGTATTAGTTAACTGTATGGCTACAATAGGTGTTGTGTCTAACTCAGATCATCAATTACTAGTATCTGGTAAAGCAGGTAGAAGTAGATGGTTAGGAAGAAGACCTCGTACAAGACCGGTAGTAATGAACCCTGTAGATCACCCAATGGGAGGTGGTGAAGGAAAATCTTCTGGAGGACATCCTCGTTCAAGAAAAGGTTTACCTGCTAAAGGATTCAGAACCCGTTCTAAAACAAAAGCGAGTAATAAGTATATTGTAGAACGTAGAAAGAAATAA
- the rplW gene encoding 50S ribosomal protein L23 has product MSILIKPIITEKATTNSELNNCFSFMVNTKANKVEIKKAVEAAYGVSVEKVRTINVRPDRSTKFTKTGIQHGKTNAVKKAIVQLAEGEVIDLYSNM; this is encoded by the coding sequence ATGAGTATCTTAATTAAACCTATAATAACAGAAAAAGCGACTACAAACAGTGAATTAAACAACTGTTTTAGCTTTATGGTTAATACAAAGGCGAACAAGGTAGAAATTAAAAAAGCAGTTGAAGCTGCTTATGGTGTTTCTGTTGAAAAAGTTCGTACAATAAATGTCCGTCCAGATAGAAGTACTAAGTTTACAAAAACTGGTATTCAACATGGTAAAACAAATGCTGTTAAAAAAGCAATTGTACAACTGGCGGAAGGTGAAGTGATTGATTTATACAGTAACATGTAA
- the rplD gene encoding 50S ribosomal protein L4, with the protein MKVAVLDINGKETGRKVDLSDSVFAIEPNNHAVYLDVKQYLANQRQGTHKAKERAEISGSTRKIKKQKGTGTARAGSIKSGVFKGGGRMFGPRPRNYSFKLNKSLKRLARKSALTIKAAEQGIVVLEDFNFDTPKTKNFTSVLKALDLENKKSLFVLGALNNNVYLSSRNLKSSEVLIGSELSTYKILNANKVVLLESSLEEIESNLSK; encoded by the coding sequence ATGAAAGTAGCAGTTTTAGATATAAATGGAAAAGAAACTGGAAGAAAGGTAGACCTTTCTGATTCAGTTTTCGCTATCGAGCCTAACAATCATGCTGTGTATTTGGATGTTAAACAATATTTAGCAAACCAAAGACAAGGAACTCACAAAGCTAAAGAGCGTGCTGAGATTTCTGGATCTACACGTAAGATTAAGAAGCAAAAAGGAACTGGTACGGCTAGAGCAGGTAGTATTAAGTCTGGAGTTTTTAAAGGGGGTGGACGTATGTTCGGACCAAGACCAAGAAACTACAGTTTTAAACTTAACAAAAGCCTTAAGCGTTTAGCACGTAAATCAGCCTTAACAATTAAGGCAGCAGAACAAGGAATTGTTGTTTTAGAAGACTTTAATTTTGATACACCAAAGACTAAAAATTTCACTAGTGTATTGAAAGCTTTAGACTTAGAAAACAAAAAATCACTTTTTGTGTTGGGTGCATTAAATAATAATGTATATTTGTCATCACGAAATTTAAAGAGCTCTGAAGTGTTAATAGGTTCAGAATTAAGCACTTACAAGATTTTAAATGCAAATAAAGTAGTTCTTTTAGAGAGTTCTTTAGAAGAAATTGAATCGAATTTAAGTAAATAG
- the rplC gene encoding 50S ribosomal protein L3: MSGLIGKKIGMTSIFDENGKNIPCTVIEAGPCIVTQVRTEEVDGYKALQLGFDDATEKSATKADLGHAKKAGTSVKRKIVEFKGFDEEYKLGDAITVEHFVEGEFVDIAGVSKGKGFQGVVKRHGFGGVGQATHGQHNRLRAPGSIGAASYPARVFKGMKMAGRMGTDRVKVENLRVLKVVAEKNLLVVKGCVPGHKNAYVIIEK; encoded by the coding sequence ATGTCTGGGTTAATTGGAAAAAAAATCGGTATGACCAGCATCTTCGATGAAAATGGAAAAAACATTCCATGTACAGTAATTGAAGCTGGACCATGTATCGTTACCCAAGTCAGAACTGAAGAAGTTGATGGTTATAAAGCCCTTCAACTTGGTTTCGATGACGCGACAGAGAAAAGTGCTACTAAAGCTGACCTAGGTCACGCTAAAAAAGCAGGAACTTCTGTAAAACGCAAAATCGTTGAATTTAAAGGTTTTGATGAGGAGTACAAATTAGGTGATGCAATCACTGTAGAGCACTTTGTAGAAGGTGAATTCGTAGATATTGCTGGAGTTTCTAAAGGTAAAGGTTTTCAAGGGGTTGTTAAACGTCACGGTTTTGGTGGTGTAGGACAAGCAACTCACGGTCAACACAACCGTTTAAGAGCACCAGGTTCTATTGGAGCAGCTTCTTACCCTGCAAGAGTTTTTAAAGGAATGAAGATGGCAGGAAGAATGGGAACTGATAGAGTAAAAGTTGAAAATTTAAGAGTTTTAAAAGTAGTTGCTGAAAAGAATCTACTTGTGGTTAAAGGATGTGTTCCTGGTCATAAAAACGCTTATGTAATCATTGAGAAGTAA
- the rpsJ gene encoding 30S ribosomal protein S10 encodes MSQKIRIKLKSYDHNLVDKSADKIVKTVKSTGAVVTGPIPLPTHKKIFTVLRSPHVNKKSREQFQLSSYKRLLDIYSSSSKTIDALMKLELPSGVEVEIKV; translated from the coding sequence ATGAGTCAAAAAATCAGAATAAAACTAAAATCTTACGATCATAACTTAGTAGATAAGTCTGCTGATAAGATTGTAAAAACTGTAAAAAGTACAGGTGCAGTAGTAACAGGACCAATTCCGTTACCAACGCACAAGAAAATTTTCACTGTATTACGTTCTCCTCACGTTAACAAGAAGTCTAGAGAACAATTTCAATTAAGCTCTTACAAGCGTTTACTTGATATCTATAGTTCTTCTTCAAAAACAATCGACGCTTTAATGAAGCTTGAATTACCAAGTGGAGTAGAAGTTGAGATAAAAGTATAA